In Nicotiana tabacum cultivar K326 chromosome 10, ASM71507v2, whole genome shotgun sequence, the DNA window ATTGATGTACAACAGCACCTCAAACCACTCATCATTGAGACATATGCACATGCAATAATCGGTATGTTTAACTCAACTACAATGCAATACACTAATCTTATTAACGATTGCAGGTTATTACTCCTACAGCTGGATAGTCCTCCTCTCCAAAGCATCTACAGAGAGCAAAATTGTGTTGCAGATAGTTTAGCTAAATATAGAACCATGCATGCATAGGATAGCTGTCTACTTTTTGGAAGTCCACCACCTTTTGCCATACCTTCTTACCAACAAGATCAAAATGGCACACTACAAAGAAGACTGATTAAAACTAAGTCTACCACTTCAACACAATCACTCTCTGTTTCAAATACTTTGTGTAATAGTAGTATTTTAACTAGTACGGTACCTAGTATTATTAGCAGTGTTTTACCTAGTTCTACCTTTATTACTAGTAATGGTTCCCATACGGGGCTTTGGTGCCAAACTCTACTTTTGTAAATCTGACCGCTGATGCATCTTCTTAACAGCTCTCTGTGTTTGATTATCTATAATATAACTATAttttttcgaccaaaaaaaaaaagaagaactaAAACCAAAACTTATGGTCTATTTGATATATATTCGATGCATTAAGCTATGTGGACGGACCAGAAACTCGAGTGCTACTCAAGCTGTGACATTTCAGCATCTTCGATTGTGCAGATGTTGTAGCCCCAAAATACACACACTACATGCATGTTCACAGTAGGATAATATAATCCGCATTTGTGTTTACATAATAGAACAGCCAGGTTGATGATCATATGAATCTCTAACTTGATAAACAGGGTATTGAGGCAGGGTATAATAGTAGGGAGTTTGCCACTGTGCCACGGCCGCAGCTGAAGCTTGGGGCTTTGTATCAGAACCAGCTTTGTTTTTGTTTTCGCCACCAGCAGCAGAAGCAGGGCCAACGCTTACCAATTCCGCCTGCCCCAAATTCTTTCTGAGCAAACTTGTCAGCGTCACAGCGTCAATCTCATCTCCCACCACTTCTAACTGATTTTTCTCTTCCCCTCTCATAGCTGCTGATTCCACACCTAAGTAAAAGAACAGCAATATTAATTAATCCTCACTATGAGTTTCACAAGATTTTGATTCATGAAACCATtaaaataaagaactgaaaggaAACAAATCAATATATACCTGGCTGAGAAACAGCAATCTTGAAGGCCTTGGACCGATATTTCTGATCATTTCCATTCAAGGATAATTTGATAACCACCTTTTGCTGTAAGAGCACATGTTAGTAATCAAAACCGAACTATAGTCTATATATAGTACACCCAAAGATAAGAAACGCTGCTTAGGTATTAGAATGACAAAAAATAATTTAGACATGCATACCTTCATTTTCTGGGTTGTGAATGTGATGTTTACTTTGCAAAATAAATCAGGGGGGTTGTGATTTTCGAAGTGCTATGAAGTTGCAGTGAAGAACATGTACATTCTGAGAGTATTTATAGATGGACCTTCGCCTAAGCCCCAAAGTATATATGATCCACATAAGCAGATTTTTGGGTCATAGAGAAATCAGATTtagtcttttttttcttcttttatttaatAAGCCACGTCACATGCTATGCTATCCtcagaaattgaaattttgagtGCGTCAATGCAAGTACATGTAGGAACAGATACCATACCAACCAGAGAATGCCTTCTATATGGCAAACTGACACTCGAAGCAGTTAGCTAAATTATAGTACTGGCATCTTCCTACTTTCCTAAAATTACAATCTCGTCTCTCTTCGAATTAGCAAGACTTTTTGTTTTAAATCTGATTGTACTTTTCTTTTTAAGCTTTAAAGGGTTCTTTGGTTGGGGTATAAGTTATTCCGGGATTATAATGCGGAGATTATATAGTGAGTAAATTATTTGGTGAAATATACTTTTATCGGTAGATATTTGTTTTATTACACCACAAATTGAATATATGGGATAtaatgtaaaatatatatttggtgTTTACTAAATAAATTGGGGTAAACTTTTATTTTTAACTAGTAAATTTGATTGCGCTTCGCGCGATTATAAAGACATCAATAGTTTAGAAATAATATTTATACATTTTCAATCacaatagaaaaattattatttatcacGTGTATATgaaaataattcatatatagtTAAAATCACAAACACAATTTTCTCTTAAAATACAAGCTTAGACTAACCtcattttatcaattttttttttaaaaagggaagGGAGTTCGTAACGAAACTTTTCACACAAACAATGAAACAAACACACATTAATTATATGTTTTGTGTGTATGCATGATTCTTTTAGTCAAATTATATATTAGATACATGTTTATATGTACCTGAATTTTTGTTTATTAAATAGTAAAACTTTCTAAAtaatagaattttcttttagccaaataaatgaaacatgaaatgaaaaaaaaaatcagaaaagaaaattAGAAAGTGAAGAAACTACAaatagaaagagagaaaaaaattaaaataaatggcAACGCAAGTTGCTCTGTCTGTCCATTACCGGTTCTTATTTCTTTTCTATcaagtattattattttttctttaataatcTTTTTCATTATTCTTCTATTCTTTCC includes these proteins:
- the LOC107766459 gene encoding heavy metal-associated isoprenylated plant protein 16-like, with translation MKQKVVIKLSLNGNDQKYRSKAFKIAVSQPGVESAAMRGEEKNQLEVVGDEIDAVTLTSLLRKNLGQAELVSVGPASAAGGENKNKAGSDTKPQASAAAVAQWQTPYYYTLPQYPVYQVRDSYDHQPGCSIM